The following are encoded together in the Phenylobacterium sp. NIBR 498073 genome:
- a CDS encoding helix-turn-helix domain-containing protein, producing the protein MDDATPGNGLSQDALLAAALRAVRRARGMRATDVALAMGLPLRTYQHFEEGTGPFDLERIRLFSEATDSDPFAIVASIWLRSPEFAVRSIDSKPMVVMMLALSPFQEEMGDDLVLIEPRVWWGGFRRLFQDLTEHVRKRDLTAETWLDEQAGRLGLRSTFLPKGRRRHTGDGQD; encoded by the coding sequence ATGGACGACGCGACCCCAGGCAATGGTCTTAGCCAGGACGCCCTGCTGGCGGCCGCTCTGCGCGCCGTACGCCGGGCGCGCGGCATGCGCGCCACTGACGTCGCGCTAGCGATGGGCCTTCCCCTACGCACCTATCAGCACTTCGAGGAGGGAACGGGTCCGTTTGACCTTGAGAGAATTCGTCTGTTCTCGGAGGCGACCGATAGCGACCCGTTCGCCATTGTCGCCAGTATCTGGTTGCGGTCGCCCGAGTTTGCGGTTCGCTCGATCGACAGCAAGCCAATGGTGGTCATGATGCTGGCCCTGAGCCCATTCCAGGAGGAAATGGGCGACGACTTGGTGTTGATCGAACCGCGTGTCTGGTGGGGCGGGTTCAGGCGCCTGTTTCAGGATCTGACGGAACATGTTCGCAAGCGCGACCTCACGGCCGAGACGTGGCTTGATGAACAAGCCGGGCGATTGGGCCTGCGCTCAACCTTTCTTCCCAAGGGCCGGCGCCGCCACACAGGGGATGGCCAAGACTGA
- a CDS encoding GbsR/MarR family transcriptional regulator — MNLPPLTQAFVLHFGEMGSRWGISRTVGQIYALLFLAEEPLNADDITEKLGFSRSNVSMGLKELSSWRLVRLQHKPGDRREYFSTPEDIWEIVRILAEERRKREIDPTLSMLRQALVETPATEGERHAQARMAEMHGLIELVTRWSEDIQKLETQTLIQLLEVGSKVQKVFEIKDRLKVVAGGKSRRRAKSEGQADV, encoded by the coding sequence ATGAATCTCCCCCCGCTTACCCAGGCCTTCGTCCTCCACTTCGGAGAGATGGGCAGCCGCTGGGGCATCAGCCGCACGGTCGGCCAGATCTACGCCCTGCTGTTCCTGGCCGAAGAACCACTGAACGCCGACGACATCACCGAGAAGCTCGGCTTCTCGCGCTCCAATGTCAGCATGGGCCTCAAGGAGCTGTCGTCCTGGCGGCTGGTGAGGCTGCAGCACAAGCCCGGCGACCGCCGCGAGTACTTCTCGACGCCTGAGGACATCTGGGAGATCGTGCGCATCCTGGCCGAGGAACGGCGCAAGCGGGAGATCGACCCGACCCTATCGATGCTGCGCCAGGCGCTGGTCGAAACGCCCGCGACCGAGGGCGAACGCCACGCCCAGGCGCGCATGGCCGAGATGCACGGCCTTATCGAGCTTGTCACCCGCTGGTCGGAGGACATTCAGAAGCTCGAGACCCAGACCCTGATCCAACTGCTCGAGGTAGGCTCCAAGGTGCAAAAGGTTTTCGAGATCAAGGACCGATTGAAGGTCGTCGCCGGCGGCAAGTCCCGCCGCCGCGCCAAGTCCGAGGGCCAGGCCGATGTTTGA
- a CDS encoding TCR/Tet family MFS transporter, whose amino-acid sequence MGDLTSAGGVSQSARGSAPRQAAFGFIFASALMNSISFGIMLPIVPNLIRELAGGDTSSASEWNVLFATSWGVMQLFCGPLLGMLSDRIGRRPVLLISFFGLGLDFLLMAYAPNLWWLLAGRLLNGATASTMSTANAYLADVTPPDQRAKTFGLMASAFSIGFIVGPMIGGLLGEYGLRLPFIAAAVITFANAIYGLLVLPESLPKERRAKRFEWGRANPLGALRLLRSHSDLLPLAGVAFLFQLSQMVLPTIYVLYTAHRYGWSTGMEGAAFLLIGVLGVFVQMVLVGPVVARIGLRNAILLGAVSGAACYAWYGAMANGWVFLVGAALQALQGFLMPGLQGLMTRLVRPEEQGQLQGANQSMMGVASIAGPMIFGMVFAWSVRHETISSIPGLAFYVASGLMVAAVLLAFWKAQPPEKEA is encoded by the coding sequence ATGGGTGATTTGACTAGCGCCGGTGGGGTGAGCCAGTCGGCGAGAGGCTCGGCGCCGCGCCAGGCCGCCTTCGGCTTCATCTTCGCGTCGGCTCTCATGAACTCGATCTCGTTCGGGATCATGCTGCCGATTGTTCCAAACCTTATTCGGGAGCTGGCCGGCGGCGACACTTCGTCGGCATCTGAGTGGAACGTGCTCTTCGCGACCAGCTGGGGTGTGATGCAGCTCTTTTGCGGGCCGCTCCTCGGCATGCTGTCCGATCGGATTGGGCGGCGGCCGGTGCTGTTGATCTCATTCTTCGGGCTCGGCTTGGACTTCCTTCTCATGGCCTATGCGCCGAACCTTTGGTGGCTGCTCGCCGGACGGCTGCTCAATGGCGCGACGGCGAGCACGATGTCGACCGCCAACGCCTATCTCGCCGATGTCACACCGCCAGATCAGCGCGCCAAGACCTTTGGCCTGATGGCATCAGCCTTCTCCATCGGCTTCATCGTGGGGCCGATGATCGGGGGGCTACTGGGCGAGTACGGGCTGCGACTACCGTTCATTGCCGCGGCCGTCATTACCTTCGCCAATGCGATCTATGGCCTGCTCGTTTTGCCGGAGTCGCTGCCGAAGGAGCGACGCGCCAAACGGTTTGAGTGGGGCCGGGCCAATCCGCTGGGCGCCTTGAGGCTGCTCCGCTCGCACTCGGACCTGCTTCCTCTCGCGGGCGTGGCTTTTCTCTTCCAGCTTTCTCAAATGGTCCTGCCCACGATCTATGTCCTCTACACCGCCCACCGCTACGGTTGGTCGACCGGCATGGAGGGCGCCGCTTTTCTGCTGATCGGGGTTCTTGGGGTCTTTGTTCAGATGGTCCTGGTCGGGCCCGTCGTCGCTCGGATTGGCTTGAGGAACGCCATCTTGCTCGGGGCTGTATCCGGCGCGGCTTGCTATGCCTGGTACGGCGCCATGGCGAACGGATGGGTGTTCCTGGTTGGCGCGGCTCTGCAGGCGCTGCAGGGATTCCTGATGCCTGGTCTACAGGGGCTCATGACCCGCTTGGTCCGGCCAGAGGAGCAGGGCCAGTTGCAGGGCGCCAATCAAAGTATGATGGGTGTCGCTTCGATCGCCGGGCCGATGATCTTTGGGATGGTGTTCGCTTGGTCAGTTCGCCACGAGACCATCTCATCGATTCCAGGGCTGGCCTTCTACGTGGCGTCGGGCCTCATGGTCGCTGCCGTCTTGCTGGCCTTCTGGAAGGCGCAACCTCCTGAGAAGGAAGCCTAG